One window of Aerococcus tenax genomic DNA carries:
- a CDS encoding type 1 glutamine amidotransferase domain-containing protein encodes MAKIASIMTDLFEDSEYTSPKEALEAAGHQVVPVGLEKGATVTGKSDGTEVEIEVGIDTAKGEDFDALLIPGGYSPDKIRKYEDVLNFVRHFAYKHKPIFSICHAPQLLVNADVLHGKDITSVAQVAVDVKNAGANYFDEEVVIDSSGLISSRTPDDLPAFNKAIVDALK; translated from the coding sequence ATGGCAAAAATTGCAAGTATTATGACCGACCTTTTCGAAGATTCTGAATACACTTCACCTAAAGAAGCCCTCGAAGCAGCGGGTCATCAAGTCGTTCCTGTCGGTTTAGAAAAAGGCGCTACCGTTACTGGTAAAAGTGATGGGACCGAAGTCGAAATTGAAGTCGGCATTGACACCGCTAAGGGCGAAGACTTTGACGCCTTACTGATTCCTGGTGGTTACTCCCCAGATAAGATCCGTAAGTATGAAGATGTTTTAAACTTTGTCCGTCACTTCGCTTACAAACATAAACCCATCTTCTCTATCTGCCACGCCCCACAGCTTTTAGTCAACGCGGATGTACTCCACGGTAAAGACATTACCTCCGTTGCCCAAGTGGCTGTTGACGTGAAGAACGCCGGTGCCAACTACTTTGATGAAGAAGTGGTTATCGACTCCTCTGGTTTAATCTCCAGTCGGACCCCAGACGACCTCCCTGCCTTCAACAAAGCCATTGTTGACGCTTTGAAATAG
- a CDS encoding PTS glucitol/sorbitol transporter subunit IIA — translation MTIYQTEVKNIGADAELFKSENMIILFGEDAPADLADYCYNIDVNPIQGTIEAGQTISFDDQDYKITAVGSVVEKNLTDLGHISVRFDNSSDADLAGTIYVEQKELPEITIGTKVTIH, via the coding sequence ATGACTATTTATCAAACAGAAGTAAAAAATATTGGTGCCGATGCTGAATTATTTAAAAGTGAAAACATGATCATCCTCTTTGGAGAAGACGCCCCTGCTGACTTAGCTGATTATTGCTATAATATCGACGTTAATCCTATCCAAGGGACTATTGAAGCAGGGCAAACCATCTCCTTTGATGACCAAGACTATAAAATCACTGCTGTTGGTAGCGTCGTAGAGAAGAACCTTACTGACTTAGGCCATATCTCGGTACGTTTCGACAATTCAAGCGATGCTGATTTGGCTGGAACCATCTATGTGGAACAAAAAGAGCTTCCAGAAATTACCATTGGTACCAAGGTAACGATTCATTAA
- the srlA gene encoding PTS glucitol/sorbitol transporter subunit IIC — MEYIVKFAEGFMNLFQTGADNFIAWMGSIVPLVLMLMVAMNAVINLLGEERVTSLARVASKNVFTRYMILPFVSAFMLGNPMSMTMGRFLPEFYKPGYIAAQMQFCHTSNGVFPHINPGELFVWLGIAQGIEALGLNQMELAIRYLLVGLVMNFVGGWVTDFITARVCKQQGITLSKTVDVDID; from the coding sequence ATGGAATATATTGTTAAATTTGCGGAAGGGTTCATGAACCTCTTCCAAACCGGTGCCGATAACTTCATTGCCTGGATGGGATCCATTGTTCCCCTGGTATTAATGTTAATGGTGGCCATGAACGCTGTGATTAATCTTTTAGGAGAAGAACGGGTAACCAGCTTAGCCCGGGTGGCTTCTAAGAATGTCTTTACCCGTTACATGATCCTACCCTTTGTGTCCGCCTTTATGTTAGGGAACCCCATGTCAATGACCATGGGACGTTTCCTGCCTGAATTCTATAAACCCGGTTACATTGCCGCACAAATGCAATTCTGCCATACCTCCAACGGGGTCTTCCCTCATATTAACCCCGGTGAATTATTCGTTTGGTTAGGGATTGCCCAAGGGATTGAAGCTTTAGGCCTCAACCAAATGGAATTAGCCATTCGCTACCTCTTAGTGGGGTTAGTGATGAACTTTGTTGGTGGTTGGGTCACAGACTTCATTACTGCTCGCGTATGTAAACAACAAGGCATTACCTTGTCAAAAACCGTTGATGTGGACATTGATTAA
- the srlE gene encoding PTS glucitol/sorbitol transporter subunit IIB, with protein sequence MSEYKSIKIVKGSGGFGGPLVITPTEEKHKFIYVVGGGERPAIVDRIEELSGMEAVNGFKTSIPDEEIALAIIDCGGTLRCGIYPKKGIPTVNIIATGKSGPLAQYITEDIYVSNVGVNQIGLADGSQEPVSSIAASQAADQAEGSGEKAGYDTSKKITEQTENPSFIAKIGMGAGKIVAVFNQSAREAIETMLHTVIPFMAFVSLLIGLIQGSGVGDWIARALTPLAGNGIGLVVIGFVCSLPFLSPLLGPGAVISQIVGTLIGVEIGKGNIPPQLALPALFAINTQNGCDFIPVGLGLAEASSETVEVGVPAILYSRFLNGVPRVLVAWLASIGLYS encoded by the coding sequence ATGAGTGAATACAAAAGCATAAAAATTGTTAAAGGGTCAGGCGGCTTTGGTGGCCCCCTAGTAATTACCCCAACCGAAGAAAAACACAAATTCATTTATGTGGTGGGTGGCGGCGAACGTCCAGCCATTGTGGACCGTATTGAAGAACTTTCTGGGATGGAAGCGGTTAACGGTTTTAAAACCTCCATCCCTGATGAAGAAATTGCCTTAGCTATTATTGACTGTGGAGGGACCCTCCGTTGCGGGATCTATCCTAAGAAGGGGATTCCTACCGTAAATATTATCGCTACTGGGAAGTCTGGTCCCTTAGCCCAATATATTACCGAAGATATCTATGTTTCTAATGTTGGCGTTAACCAAATTGGTCTGGCCGATGGGAGCCAAGAACCAGTAAGTTCGATAGCAGCTAGCCAAGCAGCTGACCAAGCGGAAGGCAGTGGAGAAAAGGCTGGCTACGACACCTCTAAGAAGATTACCGAACAAACTGAAAATCCTAGTTTTATCGCTAAAATCGGGATGGGTGCTGGTAAAATTGTTGCCGTCTTCAACCAATCCGCCCGTGAAGCGATTGAAACCATGTTACACACCGTGATTCCTTTCATGGCCTTTGTTTCCTTACTCATTGGACTTATCCAAGGCTCAGGGGTTGGTGACTGGATCGCCCGGGCCTTAACCCCACTGGCTGGGAATGGAATTGGCTTAGTGGTCATTGGTTTTGTCTGCTCCCTCCCATTCTTATCCCCATTACTGGGGCCTGGCGCGGTAATCAGCCAAATCGTTGGGACCCTAATTGGGGTAGAAATTGGTAAGGGTAATATTCCGCCACAACTAGCCCTACCTGCTCTCTTTGCCATCAATACCCAAAACGGTTGTGACTTCATTCCGGTTGGTTTAGGTTTAGCAGAAGCTTCTTCTGAAACTGTTGAAGTCGGCGTGCCTGCTATCCTTTATTCCCGTTTCCTAAACGGTGTGCCCCGTGTCCTAGTGGCATGGTTAGCAAGTATTGGTCTCTATAGCTAA
- a CDS encoding transcriptional regulator GutM has protein sequence MSFMIVFGGMALLAYLGQAFLGFLQIKHFNQVYQDLRKQGKVAIGRRSGKIRQGTIVMFAVNDQARILDAYKMQGVTVLAKFKRLPQYIGQDLYLIDRKHPLVQKENKLTQIAMEDAREVYIRVEIGDYKEEKPQSTFKQLGNFATQMKYTLSNKVKGRG, from the coding sequence GTGAGCTTTATGATCGTATTTGGTGGGATGGCCTTACTGGCCTACTTGGGCCAAGCCTTTCTTGGTTTCCTGCAAATCAAACACTTTAACCAAGTTTACCAAGACCTGCGTAAACAAGGCAAAGTCGCCATCGGGAGACGGTCTGGCAAGATTCGCCAAGGCACGATCGTGATGTTTGCCGTCAATGACCAAGCCAGAATCCTTGATGCCTATAAGATGCAAGGAGTCACGGTATTAGCGAAATTCAAGCGCCTCCCCCAATATATTGGGCAAGATCTCTATTTGATCGATCGCAAGCATCCCCTGGTACAAAAAGAAAATAAATTAACCCAAATTGCCATGGAAGACGCCCGCGAAGTCTACATTCGGGTGGAAATCGGTGACTATAAGGAAGAAAAACCGCAATCCACCTTCAAACAATTAGGCAATTTTGCCACACAGATGAAATACACACTGTCAAATAAAGTTAAAGGACGTGGATAA